From a single Kitasatospora sp. NBC_00458 genomic region:
- a CDS encoding DMT family transporter, with the protein MPAVPPETAAAPAVPVTAGPAGARSQPLPRFDLLLLAVSVAGISLSAPLISATAAPALAIAFWRNVLSVGVLGPYALLRHRAELRGISRRALLLAVAAGALLAVHFALWMPSLRMTSVASATALVTTTPLWTILLMRLLGVRAPRMVWLGMAVAFAGVLVLTGVDLSLSPRALAGDALALGAGLAAAGYVLLGAEVRRTVSTTAYTLVCYATTAVVLLAVCLAAGTPLSGWPAGAWWQIVLLMVTAQLLGHSLSNRVVRTLGPSVTSTAVLLETPGAALIAALWLGQWPPVAAYPAVVLILLGLVLVARAGRR; encoded by the coding sequence GTGCCCGCCGTCCCGCCAGAGACCGCCGCCGCACCCGCCGTCCCCGTCACCGCCGGGCCCGCCGGGGCCCGTTCGCAGCCGCTCCCCAGGTTCGACCTGCTGCTGCTGGCCGTCTCCGTCGCGGGCATCTCGCTCTCCGCGCCGCTGATCAGCGCCACGGCCGCACCCGCCCTGGCGATCGCCTTCTGGCGCAACGTCCTGTCGGTCGGCGTCCTCGGCCCGTACGCGCTGCTGCGCCACCGGGCCGAGCTGCGCGGTATCTCCCGGCGGGCGCTGCTGCTGGCCGTCGCGGCCGGGGCCCTGCTCGCCGTCCACTTCGCGCTCTGGATGCCCAGCCTGCGGATGACCTCGGTCGCCTCGGCGACCGCCCTGGTCACCACCACCCCGCTCTGGACCATCCTGCTGATGCGGCTGCTCGGGGTGCGGGCGCCGCGGATGGTCTGGCTCGGCATGGCGGTCGCGTTCGCCGGCGTCCTGGTGCTGACCGGCGTCGACCTCTCGCTCTCACCGCGCGCCCTGGCCGGTGACGCGCTGGCGCTCGGCGCGGGGCTGGCCGCCGCCGGGTACGTGCTGCTCGGCGCCGAGGTCCGCCGGACCGTCAGCACCACCGCGTACACGCTGGTCTGCTACGCCACCACCGCCGTCGTCCTGCTGGCGGTCTGCCTGGCCGCCGGGACGCCGCTGTCCGGCTGGCCGGCCGGGGCCTGGTGGCAGATCGTGCTGCTGATGGTCACCGCCCAGCTGCTGGGGCACTCGCTCAGCAACCGGGTGGTGCGCACGCTCGGTCCCTCGGTCACCTCGACCGCGGTGCTGTTGGAGACCCCGGGCGCCGCGCTGATCGCCGCGCTCTGGCTCGGCCAGTGGCCTCCGGTGGCCGCCTACCCGGCGGTGGTGCTGATCCTGCTCGGCCTGGTGCTGGTCGCCCGGGCCGGCCGCCGGTAG
- the corA gene encoding magnesium/cobalt transporter CorA encodes MSMINSLRAAVRTNRRRSASALFDTIHPGKTPSAVVDCAVYQDGKRQGESCSPREAARLVKASKQLPDGSGSFSWIGLHEPTEAEFEGIAQRFGLHPLAVEDAVHAHQRPKVERYDDVLFAVFKTIRYVDHDQLTPTSEVVETGELMVFAGRDFVITVRHGGHSSLKELRHRLEADADGTGLLGKGPSAVLHAIADQVVDNYLLVADRLQTDVDEIEFDVFSNRGGRGTDVGRVYQLKREVLEFKRAVAPLLRPMQQLSEPLQRLVDPEIQKYFRDVADHLARVTEQVHGFDELLNSLLQANLAQVSVAQNEDMRKITAWAAIFAVPTMITGVYGMNFDYMPELHHRYGYPMVLGSVVLICVGMYRGFRRNGWL; translated from the coding sequence ATGTCGATGATCAACAGCCTGCGCGCAGCCGTCCGCACCAACCGCCGCCGCTCGGCGTCGGCGCTGTTCGACACGATCCACCCGGGCAAGACCCCGTCCGCGGTGGTGGACTGCGCGGTCTACCAGGACGGCAAGCGCCAGGGCGAGAGCTGCAGCCCGCGCGAGGCGGCCCGGCTGGTCAAGGCCTCCAAGCAACTGCCGGACGGTTCGGGGTCGTTCAGCTGGATCGGCCTGCACGAGCCGACCGAGGCCGAGTTCGAGGGGATCGCGCAGCGGTTCGGGCTGCACCCGCTGGCGGTCGAGGACGCGGTGCACGCGCACCAGCGGCCGAAGGTCGAGCGGTACGACGACGTGCTCTTCGCCGTCTTCAAGACGATCCGGTATGTCGACCACGACCAGCTCACCCCGACCAGCGAGGTGGTCGAGACCGGCGAGCTGATGGTGTTCGCCGGACGGGACTTCGTGATCACCGTCCGGCACGGCGGGCACAGCTCGCTGAAGGAGCTGCGGCACCGGCTGGAGGCCGACGCGGACGGCACCGGGCTGCTCGGCAAGGGCCCGTCGGCGGTGCTGCACGCGATCGCCGACCAGGTGGTGGACAACTACCTGCTGGTCGCCGACCGGCTGCAGACCGACGTCGACGAGATCGAGTTCGACGTCTTCTCCAACCGGGGCGGCCGGGGCACCGACGTCGGCCGGGTCTACCAGCTCAAGCGCGAAGTGCTGGAGTTCAAGCGGGCGGTGGCGCCGCTTCTGCGGCCGATGCAGCAGCTCTCGGAGCCGCTGCAGCGGCTCGTCGACCCGGAGATCCAGAAGTACTTCCGGGACGTCGCCGACCACCTGGCCCGGGTCACCGAGCAGGTGCACGGCTTCGACGAGCTGCTGAACTCGCTGCTCCAGGCCAATCTGGCGCAGGTCTCGGTGGCGCAGAACGAGGACATGCGCAAGATCACCGCCTGGGCGGCGATCTTCGCCGTGCCGACCATGATCACCGGCGTCTACGGCATGAACTTCGACTACATGCCGGAGCTTCACCACCGGTACGGCTACCCGATGGTGCTCGGCAGCGTGGTGCTGATCTGCGTCGGGATGTACCGGGGCTTCCGCCGCAACGGCTGGCTGTAG
- a CDS encoding suppressor of fused domain protein — protein sequence MAHDFPLFGDPSPASGDPSPASGDPFRAPGGTGLSREAVLAAVEARLLATFGEPSGRAAVTFLGADRIEVLRFGPDTEGLVRYTTLGMAAAPMADPTAAVADQVRGPRAELVLTVRGGRDSVLRTLATFAATPQVEGLVVAPGGSLDLGSPLWDGAPFTSVVAAEPGGLVEDLELADPADPVRFLPLLPMTPNEAGWKRVHGAAALQERWLQHGTDLRDPDRRGVPLD from the coding sequence ATGGCGCACGACTTCCCGCTCTTCGGCGACCCCTCCCCGGCCTCCGGCGACCCCTCCCCGGCCTCCGGTGACCCGTTCCGGGCCCCCGGCGGCACCGGCCTCTCGCGTGAGGCGGTGCTGGCCGCCGTCGAGGCCCGGCTGCTCGCCACCTTCGGCGAGCCGAGCGGCCGCGCCGCCGTCACCTTCCTGGGTGCCGACCGGATCGAGGTGCTGCGCTTCGGCCCTGACACCGAGGGGCTGGTCCGCTACACCACGCTCGGGATGGCCGCCGCGCCGATGGCCGATCCGACCGCCGCGGTCGCCGACCAGGTCCGCGGCCCGCGCGCCGAACTGGTGCTGACGGTCCGTGGCGGGCGCGACAGCGTGCTCCGCACGCTGGCCACCTTCGCCGCGACTCCGCAGGTCGAGGGACTGGTGGTGGCCCCCGGCGGTTCGCTGGACCTCGGCTCCCCGCTCTGGGACGGCGCGCCGTTCACCTCGGTGGTGGCCGCCGAGCCCGGCGGCCTGGTCGAGGACCTCGAACTGGCCGACCCGGCCGACCCGGTCCGCTTCCTGCCGCTGCTGCCGATGACCCCCAACGAGGCCGGGTGGAAGCGGGTGCACGGGGCGGCGGCACTGCAGGAGCGCTGGCTCCAGCACGGCACCGACCTGCGTGATCCGGACCGCCGGGGCGTCCCGCTCGACTGA
- a CDS encoding PHP domain-containing protein produces the protein MRIDLHAHSNASDGTDSPAELVAAAVSAGLDVVALTDHDTVSGHAEAADAVHALPAGTRLTLVPGAELSCRAGDVSMHLLAYLFDPAEPDFAAERELVRTDRFRRGRAIVERCRALGADISWEQVQRIAGAGSVGRPHIASALVEAGVVAEVSDAFTADWLANGGRADVPKHETDPVTAVRLVRAAGGVPVFAHPGAVKRGRTVSDQVIADLAAAGLAGLEVDHIDHDEQARDRLRGLAAELGLLTTGSSDYHGTRKTVRLGAHTTDPASYEALVDQATGAKPIGG, from the coding sequence GTGCGCATCGACCTGCACGCCCACAGCAACGCGTCCGACGGTACGGACAGCCCGGCCGAACTGGTCGCGGCGGCGGTCTCGGCCGGACTGGACGTGGTGGCGCTGACCGACCACGACACGGTGTCCGGCCACGCCGAGGCCGCCGACGCGGTGCACGCGCTGCCCGCCGGCACCCGGCTGACGCTCGTCCCCGGCGCCGAGCTCTCCTGCCGGGCGGGCGACGTCTCGATGCACCTGCTGGCCTACCTGTTCGACCCCGCCGAGCCGGACTTCGCGGCCGAGCGCGAACTCGTGCGCACCGACCGGTTCCGCCGCGGCCGGGCCATCGTCGAGCGCTGCCGCGCGCTCGGCGCGGACATCAGCTGGGAGCAGGTGCAGCGGATCGCGGGCGCCGGCTCGGTGGGACGGCCGCACATCGCCAGCGCACTGGTCGAGGCGGGCGTGGTGGCGGAGGTCTCGGACGCGTTCACCGCGGACTGGCTGGCCAACGGCGGGCGGGCGGACGTCCCCAAGCACGAGACCGACCCGGTGACGGCGGTCCGGCTGGTCCGGGCGGCCGGCGGGGTGCCGGTGTTCGCCCACCCGGGAGCGGTGAAGCGCGGACGGACCGTCTCCGACCAGGTCATCGCCGACCTCGCGGCGGCCGGACTGGCCGGGCTTGAGGTCGACCACATCGACCACGACGAGCAGGCCCGGGACCGGCTGCGCGGGCTGGCGGCCGAACTGGGGCTGCTGACCACCGGGTCCAGCGACTACCACGGCACCCGCAAGACGGTCCGGCTCGGCGCCCACACCACCGATCCCGCCTCCTACGAGGCACTGGTGGACCAGGCGACCGGCGCGAAGCCCATCGGCGGCTGA
- a CDS encoding DUF6758 family protein: MRGEPSCPRCAGRVRAPGLFSDTWQCDRHGAVHPMQPVLPPSVEALGVAVARSQVPVWLPWPLPVGWLYTGIAHVGDDISGARATAVACAGPAPLGGFGELVLVAEELGVGLGARYAGLSGPDPGESVALYKPADAKLLAAGRPTPMFHVPDAPADRAVFVGEGRGLWLWAVAWPEQSALVMYDELVLTDLREAGAELDLLPCGALSPRLLG, translated from the coding sequence ATGAGGGGCGAGCCAAGCTGCCCGAGGTGCGCCGGTCGGGTCCGCGCCCCCGGTCTGTTCTCAGACACCTGGCAGTGCGACCGGCACGGCGCCGTGCATCCGATGCAACCGGTGCTGCCCCCGAGCGTGGAGGCACTCGGCGTCGCCGTCGCCCGTTCCCAGGTCCCCGTCTGGCTCCCCTGGCCGCTCCCGGTCGGCTGGCTGTACACCGGCATCGCGCACGTCGGTGACGACATCTCGGGTGCCCGGGCCACCGCCGTCGCCTGCGCCGGGCCGGCTCCGCTCGGCGGGTTCGGCGAGCTGGTGCTGGTCGCCGAGGAGCTGGGCGTGGGCCTCGGGGCCCGCTACGCCGGACTCTCCGGGCCGGACCCGGGCGAGTCGGTCGCCCTCTACAAGCCCGCGGACGCCAAGCTGCTGGCCGCCGGACGGCCCACCCCGATGTTCCACGTCCCGGACGCACCGGCCGACCGCGCGGTCTTCGTCGGCGAGGGGCGCGGCCTCTGGCTCTGGGCCGTGGCCTGGCCGGAGCAGTCGGCGCTGGTGATGTACGACGAACTGGTGCTGACCGACCTCCGGGAGGCCGGCGCGGAGCTGGACCTGCTGCCCTGCGGAGCGCTCTCCCCCCGACTGCTCGGCTGA
- a CDS encoding alpha/beta fold hydrolase — protein MSTPPFLTLPPCARALRVATARGGFAALRAEPTGAVHGSALLVPGFTGSKEDFIALLEPLAAEGYRVTAVDQRGQYETGGPDDPAAYTAAALGADVRALTDALLAEDGAAGDGAGRLHLLGHSLGGQVVREAVLAAAAADGAPSGTAGPLPWASLTLMSTGPGPIDPAEAERTRLLVGVLPVMTMEEIWQVMQQMEEGGGDRARRPSAEVAAFLHRRWLANVPQSLATTGSHLVAAPDRVDELAATVAAGLPALVLSGVRDYAWPVPEQTAMAARLGARRVVVEDAGHSPNAEQPAATAAALASFWD, from the coding sequence ATGAGCACGCCGCCGTTCCTCACCCTCCCGCCCTGCGCCCGCGCGCTGCGGGTGGCGACGGCCCGCGGCGGTTTCGCCGCGCTGCGGGCGGAGCCGACGGGGGCGGTGCACGGGTCCGCGCTGCTGGTGCCCGGGTTCACCGGCAGCAAGGAGGACTTCATCGCCCTGCTGGAACCGCTGGCGGCCGAGGGCTACCGCGTGACGGCGGTCGACCAGCGCGGACAGTACGAGACCGGTGGCCCGGACGATCCCGCCGCCTACACGGCGGCCGCGCTGGGCGCCGACGTGCGGGCCCTCACCGACGCCCTGCTGGCCGAGGACGGGGCGGCCGGTGACGGCGCCGGGCGGCTGCACCTGCTCGGCCACTCCCTCGGCGGCCAGGTGGTCCGGGAGGCCGTGCTGGCCGCCGCGGCCGCGGACGGGGCCCCCTCGGGCACCGCCGGGCCGCTGCCGTGGGCGTCGCTGACGCTGATGTCGACCGGACCGGGCCCGATCGACCCGGCCGAGGCGGAGCGCACCAGGCTGCTGGTCGGCGTCCTGCCGGTGATGACCATGGAGGAGATCTGGCAGGTGATGCAGCAGATGGAGGAGGGCGGCGGCGACCGCGCCCGCCGCCCCTCCGCCGAGGTCGCCGCGTTCCTGCACCGCCGCTGGCTGGCCAACGTGCCGCAGTCGCTGGCCACCACCGGCAGCCACCTCGTCGCCGCACCGGACCGGGTGGACGAGCTCGCCGCGACGGTGGCCGCCGGACTGCCCGCCCTGGTGCTCTCCGGCGTGCGGGACTACGCGTGGCCGGTGCCGGAGCAGACCGCGATGGCCGCCCGGCTGGGCGCCCGCCGGGTGGTGGTCGAGGACGCCGGCCACTCCCCCAACGCCGAGCAGCCGGCCGCCACCGCCGCCGCCCTGGCCTCCTTCTGGGACTGA
- a CDS encoding DEAD/DEAH box helicase — protein MTLPVALTGHDVIGQAKTGTGKTLGFGLPLIERVVVRADIDAGRAGEDQLTDAPQALIVVPTRELCTQVTNDLQTAGKVRDVRVLAVYGGRAYEPQVEALKKGVDIVVGTPGRLLDLAGQKKLNLSKVRALVLDEADEMLDLGFLPDVEKIITMLPAKRQTLLFSATMPGQVISLARRYMSQPTHIRATAPDDTGSTVANTEQHIFRAHSLDKVEMVSRILQADGRGLAMIFCRTKRTAADVADQLTQRGFAAGAVHGDLGQGAREQALRAFRNGKVDVLVCTDVAARGIDVEGVTHVINYQCPEDEKTYLHRIGRTGRAGASGTAVTLVDWDDIPRWQLINKALDLKFNEPEETYSTSPHLFELLKIAKGTTGVLPRSERTRAGLGAEEVEDLGETGGRGSRSAGAARGRGGRPAGPGRAGAPEATATATDEKPARKTRERRRTRRGSSVDEAVEGTTADGTTADGTVTEAATPGAPAVEGTEGESAAPRRRRRRSRGAASGEDAAAAVAEASAAVVEAVVATPAAAPVAEPATAPVAEPAAEEKPKRTRTRAKKVAAPAEAAPAEAVEAAADAPAPRRRTRTRRPAAAPEATPES, from the coding sequence ATGACCCTGCCGGTCGCGCTGACCGGCCACGACGTCATCGGCCAGGCCAAGACCGGCACCGGCAAGACGCTCGGCTTCGGTCTGCCGCTGATCGAGCGCGTCGTCGTGCGGGCCGACATCGACGCCGGCCGCGCCGGCGAGGACCAGCTCACCGACGCGCCGCAGGCGCTGATCGTGGTCCCGACCCGCGAGCTCTGCACCCAGGTCACCAACGACCTGCAGACCGCCGGCAAGGTCCGCGACGTCCGCGTGCTCGCCGTCTACGGCGGCCGGGCCTACGAGCCGCAGGTCGAGGCGCTGAAGAAGGGCGTCGACATCGTGGTCGGCACCCCGGGCCGTCTGCTCGACCTGGCCGGCCAGAAGAAGCTGAACCTGTCCAAGGTCCGCGCGCTGGTCCTGGACGAGGCCGACGAGATGCTCGACCTCGGCTTCCTGCCGGACGTCGAGAAGATCATCACCATGCTGCCGGCCAAGCGGCAGACCCTGCTGTTCTCGGCCACCATGCCGGGCCAGGTCATCAGCCTCGCCCGCCGGTACATGAGCCAGCCGACCCACATCCGGGCCACCGCTCCGGACGACACCGGCAGCACCGTCGCCAACACCGAGCAGCACATCTTCCGTGCGCACTCGCTCGACAAGGTCGAGATGGTCTCGCGCATCCTCCAGGCCGACGGCCGCGGGCTGGCGATGATCTTCTGCCGCACCAAGCGCACCGCCGCCGACGTCGCCGACCAGCTGACCCAGCGCGGCTTCGCGGCCGGCGCCGTCCACGGCGACCTCGGCCAGGGCGCCCGCGAGCAGGCCCTGCGGGCGTTCCGCAACGGCAAGGTCGACGTGCTGGTCTGCACCGACGTCGCGGCCCGCGGCATCGACGTCGAGGGCGTCACGCACGTGATCAACTACCAGTGCCCCGAGGACGAGAAGACCTACCTCCACCGGATCGGCCGCACCGGCCGGGCCGGCGCCTCGGGCACCGCGGTCACGCTGGTCGACTGGGACGACATCCCGCGCTGGCAGCTGATCAACAAGGCGCTCGACCTGAAGTTCAACGAGCCGGAGGAGACCTACTCCACCTCGCCGCACCTGTTCGAGCTGCTGAAGATCGCCAAGGGCACCACCGGTGTGCTGCCGCGCTCGGAGCGGACCCGGGCCGGACTCGGCGCGGAGGAGGTCGAGGACCTCGGCGAGACCGGCGGACGCGGTTCGCGTTCGGCCGGCGCCGCCCGGGGCCGCGGCGGACGTCCGGCCGGTCCCGGCCGGGCCGGTGCCCCCGAGGCCACCGCCACCGCCACCGATGAGAAGCCCGCCCGCAAGACCCGCGAGCGCCGCCGCACCCGCCGCGGCTCCTCGGTCGACGAGGCCGTCGAGGGCACCACCGCCGACGGCACCACCGCCGACGGCACCGTCACCGAGGCCGCCACGCCGGGGGCTCCGGCCGTCGAGGGCACCGAGGGCGAGTCCGCGGCCCCGCGCCGCCGTCGCCGCCGCTCGCGCGGTGCGGCGTCCGGCGAGGACGCCGCCGCCGCCGTGGCGGAGGCTTCGGCCGCCGTCGTCGAGGCCGTCGTCGCGACTCCGGCCGCCGCCCCGGTCGCCGAACCGGCCACCGCGCCGGTCGCCGAGCCGGCCGCCGAGGAGAAGCCGAAGCGCACCCGCACCCGGGCCAAGAAGGTCGCGGCGCCCGCCGAGGCCGCCCCGGCGGAGGCCGTCGAGGCCGCCGCCGACGCTCCGGCCCCGCGCCGGCGCACCCGCACCCGCCGCCCGGCGGCCGCCCCCGAGGCGACCCCGGAGAGCTGA
- a CDS encoding ferritin-like fold-containing protein, whose product MENRGGTQDVADGSIGDWAGCSADPGYRAAVLDLLGALAYGELSAFERLAEDAKLAPDLADKAALARMASAEFQHYQRLHDRLAEVGADPQEAMRPFVEPLELFHRMTAPSDWLEGLVKAYVGDAIATDFYREVAVRLDDDTRELVLGVMSDTGHAQFAVDKVRQAIEADPRAGGRLALWGRRLMGEALSQAQRVVAERDALSNLLVGGVSVQGFDLVEVGKMFNRITEAHTRRMAALGLAS is encoded by the coding sequence ATGGAGAACCGTGGTGGGACGCAGGACGTGGCGGACGGCTCGATCGGGGACTGGGCGGGCTGCTCGGCCGACCCCGGCTACCGGGCTGCCGTGCTGGACCTGCTCGGCGCCCTCGCGTACGGCGAGCTGAGCGCCTTCGAGCGGCTCGCCGAGGACGCCAAGCTGGCGCCCGACCTGGCCGACAAGGCGGCGCTGGCCCGGATGGCCTCCGCCGAGTTCCAGCACTACCAGCGGCTGCACGACCGGCTCGCCGAGGTCGGCGCCGACCCGCAGGAGGCGATGCGGCCCTTCGTCGAGCCGCTGGAGCTGTTCCACCGGATGACCGCGCCCTCGGACTGGCTGGAGGGCCTGGTCAAGGCGTACGTCGGCGACGCGATCGCGACCGACTTCTACCGCGAGGTGGCCGTCCGGCTGGACGACGACACCCGGGAGCTGGTCCTCGGCGTCATGTCGGACACCGGCCACGCCCAGTTCGCCGTCGACAAGGTCCGCCAGGCCATCGAGGCCGACCCGCGGGCCGGCGGCCGGCTGGCACTCTGGGGCCGGCGGCTGATGGGCGAGGCGCTCAGCCAGGCCCAGCGGGTGGTCGCGGAGCGGGACGCGCTCTCCAACCTGCTGGTGGGCGGCGTCAGCGTGCAGGGCTTCGACCTGGTCGAGGTCGGCAAGATGTTCAACCGGATCACCGAGGCGCACACCCGGCGGATGGCCGCGCTCGGTCTCGCCTCCTAG
- a CDS encoding DUF3107 domain-containing protein: MEVKIGVQNAPREIVIESSQTADEVESAIAKALEGTSKLFTLTDEHGRRVIVPAERLAYVEIGEQAARKVGFGTL, translated from the coding sequence GTGGAGGTCAAGATCGGCGTGCAGAACGCGCCGCGCGAGATCGTCATCGAGAGCTCGCAGACTGCCGATGAGGTCGAGAGCGCGATCGCCAAGGCGCTGGAGGGCACCTCGAAGCTCTTCACGCTGACCGACGAGCACGGCCGCCGCGTCATCGTCCCGGCCGAGCGCCTGGCGTACGTGGAGATCGGCGAGCAGGCCGCCCGCAAGGTCGGGTTCGGCACGCTCTGA
- a CDS encoding TetR/AcrR family transcriptional regulator: MTAIQEAQERPRGARLPRSARREQLLGAAQEVFVAQGYHAAAMDDIADRAGVSKPVLYQHFPGKLDLYLALLDKHCDALVDSTREALETTTDNKLRVAATMEAYFNYVSSESGAFRLVFESDLTNEPAVRERVERAAEASATLVSKVIQEDTDLPESESKLLAAGVCGLAQITARYWLSQGLEIPRDEAVRLVASLAWRGLKGFPMHPGPDSPEAPAPGR; encoded by the coding sequence GTGACGGCCATCCAGGAGGCGCAGGAGCGCCCGCGCGGTGCCCGCCTGCCGCGAAGCGCCCGCCGTGAACAACTGCTCGGTGCCGCCCAGGAGGTGTTCGTCGCGCAGGGTTACCACGCGGCCGCCATGGACGACATCGCCGACCGCGCCGGGGTCAGCAAGCCGGTGCTGTACCAGCACTTCCCCGGGAAGCTGGACCTCTACCTCGCGCTGCTGGACAAGCACTGCGACGCCCTGGTCGACTCCACCCGCGAGGCGCTGGAGACGACCACCGACAACAAGCTGCGGGTCGCCGCGACGATGGAGGCGTACTTCAACTACGTCTCCAGCGAGTCCGGTGCCTTCCGGCTGGTCTTCGAGTCGGACCTGACCAACGAGCCGGCCGTGCGCGAGCGCGTCGAGCGGGCCGCCGAGGCCAGCGCGACGCTGGTGAGCAAGGTCATCCAGGAGGACACCGACCTGCCGGAGTCGGAGTCCAAGCTGCTCGCCGCCGGCGTCTGCGGCCTGGCCCAGATCACCGCGCGGTACTGGCTCTCCCAGGGGCTGGAGATCCCGCGCGACGAGGCGGTCCGGCTGGTCGCCAGCCTGGCCTGGCGCGGCCTGAAGGGCTTCCCGATGCACCCCGGCCCCGATTCCCCGGAGGCCCCCGCCCCCGGGCGGTGA
- a CDS encoding alpha/beta fold hydrolase — MSSAEQQVRQEPAAAPGFRTVEVPGSVVAVHRLDAAPEAPDGREPALFVHGLGGSAANWTALLGRLTDLVDGEALDLPGFGESAPPLDGNLSLSGHVRAVIGYLEASGRGPVHLFGNSLGGAVTVRLAALRPDLVRSLTLISPALPELPPQRTAWPTGLLAVPGVPALLRRVRSDGRGPEEATADVLRLVYGDPDALSPAIRAEAVAQYRRRLELPYAMPALVGTVRGIVSAYTERGDQALWRQAARVGVPVLLVYGLRDKLVSYQSARRACTAFADSRLLVLPDSGHVSMMEHPDEVAREVRELLGRIGTPRPVRGTTDTP, encoded by the coding sequence ATGAGCAGCGCTGAGCAGCAGGTACGCCAGGAGCCGGCCGCCGCGCCGGGGTTCCGGACCGTCGAGGTCCCCGGCTCGGTCGTCGCGGTGCACCGGCTCGACGCCGCTCCGGAGGCCCCCGACGGGCGGGAGCCGGCGCTCTTCGTGCACGGCCTCGGCGGCTCGGCCGCGAACTGGACGGCGCTCCTGGGCCGCCTCACCGACCTGGTCGACGGCGAGGCCCTGGACCTCCCCGGCTTCGGCGAATCCGCCCCGCCCCTCGACGGGAACCTCTCCCTCTCCGGGCACGTCCGCGCGGTCATCGGCTACCTGGAGGCGTCCGGCCGCGGCCCGGTCCACCTCTTCGGCAACTCGCTCGGCGGCGCCGTCACCGTCCGGCTCGCCGCCCTGCGGCCCGACCTGGTCCGCAGCCTCACGCTGATCTCGCCCGCGCTGCCCGAACTGCCGCCGCAGCGCACCGCCTGGCCGACCGGGCTGCTCGCGGTGCCCGGCGTCCCCGCGCTGCTGCGCCGGGTGCGGTCCGACGGACGCGGCCCGGAGGAGGCCACCGCGGACGTGCTGCGGCTGGTCTACGGCGACCCGGACGCGCTGTCCCCGGCCATCCGGGCGGAGGCGGTGGCCCAGTACCGGCGGCGGCTGGAGCTGCCGTACGCGATGCCGGCGCTGGTCGGGACGGTGCGCGGGATCGTCTCCGCCTACACCGAGCGCGGCGACCAGGCGCTCTGGCGGCAGGCGGCGCGGGTGGGGGTGCCGGTGCTGCTCGTGTACGGGCTGCGCGACAAGCTGGTCTCGTACCAGTCGGCCCGCCGGGCCTGTACGGCCTTCGCGGACTCCCGCCTGCTGGTCCTGCCGGACTCCGGGCACGTCTCGATGATGGAGCACCCCGACGAGGTGGCCCGGGAGGTGCGGGAGCTGCTGGGGCGGATCGGCACGCCCCGGCCGGTGCGGGGCACGACGGATACCCCTTGA